The Devosia sp. MC521 genome segment CGGCTTCGGGTATGCGATTGGCCGGCTTTTCTCGCAGTGTCAGGGAGACCTCGACCGCCTTATGCGATATGCGCCGAATGGCGATGTCGTGACGCGCCGGGATGCCGACATGCGCTGCCTCATCCCGCGAAATGGCAGCAATGGCGACCTGCGCATTGGCATCGACACCGATATGAGTGGGCGCGAACGACGCGGTGCGCGCGGTTTTGGCATTCTGCAGACCCGGCTTGTCATGGTCGAGGATGGCCCATTCCTGCCGATGTTGAAGATAGCTATCGAGGTGCCTTTGTAGTTCAGCCCAATCATAGGTTTCGTGGCGGTAGCCAAAGAGCGCGCCTTGGCTGCCTGCGATCTCAATGCCCTCCGGCGACACCAGACGAGCAATGTCGCCCGTCGACGGATCAAGATCGGCCACCCAGCCGCCGTCGCTGATTTGATTGCCGGCCCGTGGCGCACGCTGTGCGATCGGAACCAGTTCGGCGAGCGCCTGCGAGGCTGCGGCGCGATCTTCGGCAGACAAGGCCGCGAGCGCATCCTGCATATAGTCGCGCTGTTCCTGCCAAGATTGCTCGGCATATTGGAATCGATAGTCAGTTTTGCGGGCGTGTTCGAACTGGGCCTGATCAAAGGCCTGGTCGTCGCGCAGATAGGTTTTGATATCCACGCCCCAAGTGTGTTCAGCCACCATGGCGAGCCGACGCGCGAACGTCTCGCGCCCCTCCGTCGACTGATCCAAATTCTCGTAAAATCTCTCTAGTGCTTTGTACTGGCTTAATTTTATCGGATCAGTTGCCGCGCCATGAATCCAGCTGTCGCCGATTTCTTTGTCGATAATTGGGAAGTCTTCGCGCCGATCCCACATCGCCTGGCCGAACGCATCAAGTGTAGAGGCTTTGATCAACGCCCCCGGATTCGCATGATGGAGCTCGCGCAGGGCCTCGACGGTCTGCCCGACGCTCTGCGGCCCGATATTGTCATTGGTGTGCGCAAAGCTGAGGCCCAAGTCCGGACCTGCGGGAAAGTCCGTAGCGCCATAGGAATTCTGATACATGACGACAATCTCGCTGCCGTCTTCGGCCCGCCAGCGGAAAATTGGCGGCACGTCTGGGACTGGGCTCGCGGTATTGACCCCAAGATGGAGGAAGCGAAGCCCTGCTTCGGCCATGAGTGGTACCATGCCCAGCGTGTGACCCGGCACGTCCGTCATTTTTGCGGCAATTGTCGTTTTGCCAAAACGCTTGTCGAGCTCGCGCGAAAAACTCAATGCCGCGCGGAACATTTTTGGGCTCATCAGTTCAGTATGCGAGGTAAATGGCAAGCCATGCCAAGCGATGAGGCCCTTCCTGATCGCGTCTTCTAGCCGTGCGACTTTTTCTGCGCTTTGGGTCTGGAGGTGATCCCAAATCAGCCAAGCGCCAGTGGTCCAGATGAATTTGGGGTTGGCAGGATCTTCGGCATAAAAATGCGCGCCGGTTGCGATCGCCTGCGGGATAAATTGCTCATGATACTGCTGGCGCACGCGCTTGGCGTGATCGGTGAAGCCAATGTCCAGATGGGTCTTGAAGATCAGATGGATCTGCTGCTCAGATGTTTGCGTCATGAAAATGCCCAGCTCAGCCCACCGTGCCACGCACGACGAGACGGGTGTTTAATGTTTCTTCTAAACTTGGCGCGTCCGGCGCATTGAGCCGCCGCAAAATCAGGCGAACGAGGCAGCGCACGCGCTCATCGAGGTCAAACTTGACCGTCGTGAGGTTGAAGCTTTTCCAGTGTGACTGGGCGATGTCGTCGAAGCCAACGACCTTCACATCCTCAGGGACGCGCAGGTTCAACTCGTGGCGCAAAGCGTCTAGAACGCCAAAGGCGCCGACGTCATTGGCCGCAAAAATTGCATCAGCACCCTGCCCGATGCGGAACAGATCGACAGTCGAGCGATAAGCGGTGTCGTAGGTGAAATCGCCTGGAATAATCTGCGGCTCGCCCATTCCGCGCTCACGCATAACGCGCCGGAGGGTCCGTTCGCGAGACACGTTAGCGCGCGACTTGCTCAGCCCAGAAAGATAGGCAATCCGCTTCGCCCCAAACCCCTGAAGCAGCGCTACGGCTTGATCAATGCCATTGTGCTGGAAGACGTTCAGGCGGTCGTACAATGGCTCGGCAACCGGCGTATCGTCTTCATTTTCAAAAGGGTAGTTGACGTAGATCGGCACCGCACGACCGAGGAAGCGCACGAGGGTTTTCGGCTTCACATTCTCGACGAAGGCGATCACCGAGTCTGGGTTGAAGCCGCGCATATAGGCGAGCAACTGCTCATCCATGGAGTAGTCAGTTCGGGTCTTAAACAGGAGCGTGGCAAAACCCTCGTTCTGGAGCGCCGTCGTCAAAGCGTCGATCTCTTGAGATTCCCAATGACTGCACACGTCTGGAACGATCACGCCAACAAGGTGCGAGCGGCCGCTCACCAGCGCTCGCGCTGCGCGATCGGGGGTGTAGTCCAGCTCTTTGGCGATCCGGAGGATGAGCTCGCGCTTTTCCGGCTTCAGCGAGGTGTGCGGATTGAACGCCCGTGAAACAGCCACCCGCGAGACGTTAGCCTTCGCAGCGACCATTTCGGCCGTCGCCCTACCCCGTCCCGGCTCGCCCGCAATACTCACAGACACACTCCACACAGATGAAATCGTGTTCATTTAAGAACAGAACCCAAGCGGAACTGTCAATGCAGACTATCGCGGGACCAAGTTCTCCACACCCCAAAGACGCGACAATGCAATGAAAACAGGGCTTTTCAGCAAGTGATCCGGCATCACAAAAGTTAACACGACCATGCCTGCCATTGACGAGCAGTGAAAACGTGTTCAATCTGACAGTGTCCGCAAGCCAAGGGAGGCGCGGGCCAACAGCGGCTACCGGAGAATCCGGAGCCACTACATGGGAGGAATCTGCGATGAGCAATCGCATACGCGCACTTGCGCTCGGCCTCGTCTCTGCCACCGCTATGGCAGTGCCGGCATTCGCCGTTGATCTAGAAATCACCTGCCGCTGCGTCATCGGCGGCGTTAATAGCGCCACCGCGCAATGGATCGAAGAGAGCGTTATTCCTGGCTTCACGGCTGCCAATCCGGGCATCAATGTGACGCTGAACCAGTTTGGTGGCGAAGACGCCCAGCTCACCCAGCAGCTAGCTCTCGACTTCTCGACCGGCGCAGGCCCAGACATCTCGGGCTTCGACGGCTTCCTGATCCCCTCATTTGCTGAAGGCGGCCTCCTAAAATCTCTCGATGAGCTGATTGGCGAAGATTACGCCAATTGGGAAGGCTGGGACCACATTTCGCCCGGCATTCGCTCCATCCTCTCCTATGGCGGCGAAACCTATGGCGTCGGCCTTGGGACTGACGTGCGCATGGTCTTTGTCCGCAAAGACCTTTTCGACAAGGCTGGCATCGACACCGCGACGTGGAACCCCACCTCTTGGGCCGATCTGATCGACGCTGCCAAGAAGCTCAAGGAAGCCGGTGTCGAAGCCCCACTGCAGCTGAACGCTGGTGTGGCCATGGGCGAAGCGACCACCATGCAGGGCTATTGGATGGCACTGCTGGGCACGGGCGAAGGCGTCACCAATGACGACGGCAAGTTCATCGTTGGCTCCCAAGCCATTCTCGACACGCTCAACCTCTACAAGACCATCTATGTTGATGACGGCCTAGGCGATCAGCGCGCGCAGCTTCTGGCAGACGGTCGCAACCGCACCTTTGCCAATTTCCGCGATGGCAAGACCGCCATGCTGGTGGAAGGCGACTGGTTCTATCGCTCTGTCACCGCGCCCGGTGCAGAGTTCGAAGTCAAAGACCGCGACAACGTCATGACTTGGAAGAAGATGCCCGCTCAAGAACCGGGTAAGGGCATTCGCGGACAAGATGCTGTCTCGATCTCCGGTGGTACGGGCTATGTGATCAACCCGAATACCGACAGCCCGAAGGAAGCCTGGCAGTTCTTGTCGTTCATGATGAGCCAAGAACAGATGACGGCGTTCCAAGGGTTCTCACCGGGCATTCGCTCGCGTGATGACGTGGCGATCCCGGACAATGCGTTCTTGACGGAAACCAGCCAGGCCCTGCTGCCAATCACCACCGCGCGTCCGAACAATGCGCACTACAACGCAGTCAGCCAAGAAATCCAGCGCATGACCGAAGCCGTGGTTTCGGGTGAACTATCGCCTGAAGATGCAATGGCTCAGTACCGCTCGGCAGTCATCGCCATTGTTGGCGAAGAGAACACTGTCTCCACGCTTTAGAACTCCCTAGTGCCCGGCGTCTTTCCTCGACGCCGGGCACACCAGCACATTTCACACTCCTCGCCTTGCCCCTAGGCGTTTTTATCCGTGCCTCGATCCATCGATGGCGGCCGTTTCTTGCCGTCCGCGCGAGGTATTTTACTTAGCCTCACTCACCTGAGTAGGACCTAAATGACCACCGACGTCAGCGCATCACCACCTAAATCGAAGGGCAAAAACTTCGCCCTACTTTCCAATAGAACCGGAGCGGCATTTTTCGTCCCGGCGGGCCTTTTGGTGTCGGTCTTCGTCATCATCCCGTTTTTTTGGGTGATATTTGTTTCCTTTACCAACCGGACCCTGCTGGGCAAAACCGCCCTCAGTCCAGAGTTCGTTGGCCTTGCCAATTATTTGACGCTGTTCGATCCGGCGTCCTTTTTCCAGCGTGGTCAGTTCGGCTTCTCGCTGATCCTGACCACGCAATTTGTTCTCTGCTCCGCCCTCCTCGGCCAAGCACTGATCGGCCTCATTCTGGCCTGGCTCATCCAGACCGTTCCTCCGGCCGTCAAGCGCATGGTCGAAACCTTTGTCATCGGCGCGTGGATCTTGCCTGAGGTTGTCATCGGCTTTGCTTGGTTTGCCTTTCTCGACTACGACAATGGC includes the following:
- a CDS encoding DUF5054 domain-containing protein; this encodes MTQTSEQQIHLIFKTHLDIGFTDHAKRVRQQYHEQFIPQAIATGAHFYAEDPANPKFIWTTGAWLIWDHLQTQSAEKVARLEDAIRKGLIAWHGLPFTSHTELMSPKMFRAALSFSRELDKRFGKTTIAAKMTDVPGHTLGMVPLMAEAGLRFLHLGVNTASPVPDVPPIFRWRAEDGSEIVVMYQNSYGATDFPAGPDLGLSFAHTNDNIGPQSVGQTVEALRELHHANPGALIKASTLDAFGQAMWDRREDFPIIDKEIGDSWIHGAATDPIKLSQYKALERFYENLDQSTEGRETFARRLAMVAEHTWGVDIKTYLRDDQAFDQAQFEHARKTDYRFQYAEQSWQEQRDYMQDALAALSAEDRAAASQALAELVPIAQRAPRAGNQISDGGWVADLDPSTGDIARLVSPEGIEIAGSQGALFGYRHETYDWAELQRHLDSYLQHRQEWAILDHDKPGLQNAKTARTASFAPTHIGVDANAQVAIAAISRDEAAHVGIPARHDIAIRRISHKAVEVSLTLREKPANRIPEAGFFAFTPAGAAAWSLRKMASWKDSAHIVRAGGGQLQAIEAARTTLDQIDLTIEPIDSALVCPAGSDFIPFQPEIPDFSHGLRFNLYNNKWGTNFPMWWDGTVQFRFVLTLGGK
- a CDS encoding LacI family DNA-binding transcriptional regulator — its product is MSIAGEPGRGRATAEMVAAKANVSRVAVSRAFNPHTSLKPEKRELILRIAKELDYTPDRAARALVSGRSHLVGVIVPDVCSHWESQEIDALTTALQNEGFATLLFKTRTDYSMDEQLLAYMRGFNPDSVIAFVENVKPKTLVRFLGRAVPIYVNYPFENEDDTPVAEPLYDRLNVFQHNGIDQAVALLQGFGAKRIAYLSGLSKSRANVSRERTLRRVMRERGMGEPQIIPGDFTYDTAYRSTVDLFRIGQGADAIFAANDVGAFGVLDALRHELNLRVPEDVKVVGFDDIAQSHWKSFNLTTVKFDLDERVRCLVRLILRRLNAPDAPSLEETLNTRLVVRGTVG
- a CDS encoding sugar ABC transporter permease, with translation MTTDVSASPPKSKGKNFALLSNRTGAAFFVPAGLLVSVFVIIPFFWVIFVSFTNRTLLGKTALSPEFVGLANYLTLFDPASFFQRGQFGFSLILTTQFVLCSALLGQALIGLILAWLIQTVPPAVKRMVETFVIGAWILPEVVIGFAWFAFLDYDNGTLNMILTNLGLPKGDFLLQQPFWVIVIFNTWRGAAFSMMLFNSAFASIPPSYFQAADVAGASSFQKFRDIGLPLIKGHIVTDLILITMWTFNVFTPFLLTNGGLSYKTELVSIYNYRVAFQDFQFGKGAAVGVIMMLINLAFALIYLSIGKKKTPKT
- a CDS encoding extracellular solute-binding protein, giving the protein MSNRIRALALGLVSATAMAVPAFAVDLEITCRCVIGGVNSATAQWIEESVIPGFTAANPGINVTLNQFGGEDAQLTQQLALDFSTGAGPDISGFDGFLIPSFAEGGLLKSLDELIGEDYANWEGWDHISPGIRSILSYGGETYGVGLGTDVRMVFVRKDLFDKAGIDTATWNPTSWADLIDAAKKLKEAGVEAPLQLNAGVAMGEATTMQGYWMALLGTGEGVTNDDGKFIVGSQAILDTLNLYKTIYVDDGLGDQRAQLLADGRNRTFANFRDGKTAMLVEGDWFYRSVTAPGAEFEVKDRDNVMTWKKMPAQEPGKGIRGQDAVSISGGTGYVINPNTDSPKEAWQFLSFMMSQEQMTAFQGFSPGIRSRDDVAIPDNAFLTETSQALLPITTARPNNAHYNAVSQEIQRMTEAVVSGELSPEDAMAQYRSAVIAIVGEENTVSTL